A genomic segment from Candidatus Zixiibacteriota bacterium encodes:
- a CDS encoding protein-glutamate O-methyltransferase CheR, whose protein sequence is MDTVSTTAITLKPRTFAKICQLVLERWGISLNSGKETLVRSRIAKRMRMLELRDVEDYLVYVLEDRTGVELQRLVDAISTNTTSFYREPDHFNFIRGVVDQWARDGARLLRIWSTAASTGEEPYTLAIELSETLESRPVEVRILATDINTEVLKTARRGVYPGQTVQPVPKELRTRYFTRQGPEDDCVYTVNERLKKMILYRQFNLSRSPYPIKPNVDLIMCRNVMIYFGPEMRSKLVSEFERLLRPGGYLIVGHAESVSSFAKHLKCIKPSIYVRV, encoded by the coding sequence ATGGATACCGTGTCAACCACTGCCATAACATTAAAGCCCCGAACCTTCGCGAAGATTTGCCAACTTGTGCTCGAGAGATGGGGGATCTCCCTTAACAGCGGCAAGGAGACGCTTGTCAGGTCCCGGATTGCCAAAAGAATGCGGATGCTTGAACTGAGAGACGTCGAAGACTACCTCGTGTACGTTCTCGAGGACCGGACCGGGGTCGAACTGCAGCGGCTGGTTGACGCTATCTCAACCAATACGACCAGCTTCTACCGGGAGCCCGATCACTTCAACTTTATTAGAGGCGTCGTGGATCAGTGGGCTCGCGATGGTGCCCGTCTGCTTCGAATCTGGTCCACCGCCGCATCCACCGGTGAAGAACCGTACACCCTGGCGATTGAATTGAGTGAGACGCTCGAGAGCAGACCCGTCGAAGTCAGAATACTGGCCACTGACATCAATACCGAAGTACTCAAGACCGCACGGCGGGGTGTCTATCCCGGCCAGACGGTGCAGCCGGTACCGAAAGAGCTCAGAACCAGATATTTCACGCGGCAGGGACCGGAGGATGACTGTGTTTACACCGTGAACGAGAGATTGAAAAAGATGATACTGTATCGACAGTTCAATCTCTCACGCTCACCTTATCCGATAAAACCGAACGTCGATTTGATCATGTGCCGCAACGTCATGATCTATTTCGGACCAGAGATGCGCTCGAAACTCGTCTCCGAGTTCGAACGACTTCTCAGACCCGGAGGATACCTTATCGTGGGCCACGCTGAAAGCGTTTCCTCATTTGCAAAGCACCTTAAATGTATCAAGCCATCGATATATGTAAGGGTCTGA